The proteins below are encoded in one region of Sphingopyxis sp. YR583:
- a CDS encoding DUF4349 domain-containing protein: MRNKLLASAMALALIGCSEKSAEDSATTDAPATETIAEEGPADAAAAPRIGIEAAPGVAFDYAYTFRLADDRISKVQEEHAAACETLGIQRCRIVDVRYQLTDEKLVEAQTQFKLDPSIARKFGASAIASVEKAEGVLADASVAGEDVGTEILASQQRSAGSEAEIARLEERLKSGGLDKRERAEILAQISQVRGEITGERQARRNGEARIAWTSVAFNYASDGGLPGIGHENPFASAGETLMRSGGTALGFVLTLSAALLPWALLLGLVVAFWRSRFILAVRQQMRAKPGADDPAAPPAI, from the coding sequence ATGCGAAATAAGCTCTTAGCGAGCGCGATGGCGCTCGCCCTGATCGGCTGCTCGGAAAAATCAGCCGAAGATTCCGCGACAACCGATGCCCCAGCCACCGAAACCATTGCCGAAGAAGGCCCAGCTGACGCTGCCGCCGCGCCCCGGATCGGCATCGAGGCCGCGCCCGGCGTCGCTTTCGACTATGCCTACACCTTCCGTCTCGCAGACGACCGCATCTCCAAGGTCCAAGAGGAACACGCCGCCGCTTGCGAAACGCTCGGCATCCAGCGCTGCCGTATCGTCGATGTCCGCTACCAGCTCACCGACGAAAAGCTCGTAGAGGCGCAAACGCAATTCAAGCTGGACCCCAGCATTGCCCGCAAATTCGGCGCGAGCGCAATCGCCAGCGTCGAAAAAGCCGAAGGGGTGTTGGCCGACGCCAGCGTCGCCGGCGAAGATGTCGGCACTGAAATCCTCGCTTCTCAGCAGCGAAGCGCCGGCTCCGAAGCCGAAATAGCGCGGCTGGAAGAACGGCTGAAGTCGGGCGGGCTCGACAAGCGCGAACGCGCCGAGATCCTGGCGCAGATCAGTCAGGTTCGCGGCGAGATCACGGGTGAGCGTCAGGCTCGCCGAAACGGCGAAGCCCGCATTGCGTGGACGAGCGTCGCATTCAATTATGCCAGCGACGGTGGGCTTCCCGGTATCGGCCATGAAAATCCGTTTGCCAGCGCGGGCGAGACGCTGATGCGCAGCGGCGGTACTGCGCTCGGTTTCGTCCTCACGCTCAGCGCAGCGTTGCTGCCTTGGGCCCTCCTCCTTGGGCTGGTCGTCGCTTTCTGGCGGAGCCGGTTTATACTAGCCGTCCGCCAACAGATGCGAGCGAAACCGGGGGCTGACGATCCCGCGGCTCCTCCCGCCATCTGA
- a CDS encoding Rossmann-like and DUF2520 domain-containing protein, translated as MKSYDWRNRHRRATSAAMNDPSLHPFGIVGTGRVAQALALAVAPHSIARPLLWGRTPDSVRSAATRIGATAAFSIDRLMAECDIIAIAVADDALADVIVDMAATPPSGRVPFIFHVSGRSGAVVLEPLRAAGALTAAIHPAMTFTGDPEGEALRMAGARFAITGSTTEAAEQAKHIVKLLGGIAIEIAEEKRALYHAALCHASNHLVTLIAGAAGALKDAGVDDPSGLLAPLVRAALDNSLAYGFTGLSGPLLRGDVQTISDHLDTLSKYSPALLPAYHAMARATLDELKRGATTPSDRLTALDSLLAVP; from the coding sequence ATAAAGTCCTACGATTGGCGGAACCGTCATCGCCGCGCTACATCCGCTGCCATGAACGATCCTTCACTCCATCCGTTCGGCATCGTCGGCACAGGCCGCGTTGCGCAGGCGCTTGCGCTCGCCGTGGCGCCGCACTCGATCGCGCGGCCGCTTTTGTGGGGACGAACGCCTGACAGCGTCCGCTCTGCTGCGACACGGATCGGCGCCACTGCCGCATTCAGTATCGATCGTTTGATGGCCGAATGCGACATCATCGCAATCGCCGTCGCAGACGACGCGCTGGCAGACGTCATCGTCGATATGGCGGCCACGCCGCCGTCAGGCCGCGTACCGTTCATCTTCCACGTCAGCGGGCGCAGCGGCGCAGTTGTGCTCGAACCGCTGCGTGCCGCCGGCGCGCTGACGGCGGCGATCCATCCCGCGATGACCTTCACTGGCGATCCGGAAGGCGAAGCCCTGCGCATGGCCGGCGCACGTTTTGCGATCACCGGCTCGACCACCGAGGCGGCCGAGCAGGCAAAACACATCGTCAAGCTGCTCGGCGGCATCGCGATCGAAATCGCCGAAGAAAAGCGGGCGCTCTATCATGCTGCGCTCTGCCACGCGTCGAACCACCTCGTCACCCTTATCGCCGGCGCGGCAGGGGCGCTCAAGGATGCCGGTGTCGACGATCCGTCGGGGTTGCTTGCCCCGCTCGTCCGAGCAGCGCTTGATAATAGTCTCGCTTATGGCTTCACCGGATTATCGGGCCCGCTGCTGCGCGGTGACGTGCAGACAATCAGCGATCATCTCGATACCCTCAGCAAGTATAGCCCCGCCCTCCTTCCCGCCTACCACGCGATGGCACGCGCGACGCTCGACGAATTGAAGCGCGGCGCAACGACGCCTTCGGACCGCCTCACCGCACTGGACAGCCTGCTCGCTGTTCCCTAA
- a CDS encoding ATP-dependent helicase: protein MNDTPASLPDLPAPSPSDPPYLQGLNGPQRQAVLTTEGPVLMLAGAGTGKTAALTARLAHIMATRRAWPSEILAVTFTNKAAREMRERIGRMIGDAVEGMPWLGTFHSIAAKMLRRHAELVGLQSNFTILDTDDQLRVLKQLIQAEGLDEKRWPARQLAGLIDKWKNRGLVPADLDAADKEAYADGKGQHFYALYQARLKTLNACDFGDLLLHMLVILKTHRDVLEQYQDRFKYILVDEYQDTNASQYLWLRLLAQARKNICCVGDDDQSIYSWRGAEVANILRFEKDFPDATVIRLEQNYRSTPQILAAASALIAQNSGRLGKTLWTDLEPGDKLRVVGVWDGPEEARRIGEELETLQHRMVSLDRAAILVRAQFQTREFEDRFIAIGMPYRIVGGFRFYERAEIRDALAYLRLVQSSADDLAFERIINTPKRGLGDKALARIHQFARHERAPLLHAASRITETDELTPQARRQLANFVAQMRGWQTKANELSHPELTQLILDESGYTAMLQADRSVEADGRLENLSELVRAMEEYDSLEAFLEHVSLVMDRDNNDTTETVTIMTIHAAKGLEFDHVFLAGWEDGVFPSQRSMDEGGTQSLEEERRLAYVAITRARQRASIYHAANRRIYGQWVSSIPSRFIAEIPPEHVDSENSFGGGQSLWRANWSAQGDPFAQVAERQPARTMTRGPAWQRATAQSSTITRAPVPSERGPAASVGAKARSDLAVGMRVFHEKFGYGEIMDIDGNKLEVEFDQAGSKRVLDSFVTLS from the coding sequence GTGAACGATACCCCCGCCTCCCTGCCCGACCTGCCCGCGCCCAGCCCCTCGGACCCGCCTTATCTGCAAGGACTGAACGGTCCGCAGCGGCAAGCGGTGCTGACAACCGAAGGCCCGGTGCTGATGCTCGCGGGTGCCGGAACCGGCAAGACCGCGGCGCTGACCGCGCGCCTCGCGCATATCATGGCGACGCGCAGGGCCTGGCCGTCCGAAATCCTCGCGGTGACCTTCACCAACAAGGCCGCGCGCGAGATGCGCGAGCGTATCGGTCGCATGATCGGCGACGCGGTAGAAGGCATGCCGTGGCTCGGCACCTTTCACAGCATCGCGGCCAAGATGCTGCGCCGTCACGCTGAATTGGTCGGACTGCAGAGCAATTTCACCATCCTGGACACCGACGACCAACTCCGCGTACTCAAGCAATTGATCCAGGCCGAGGGGCTCGACGAGAAACGCTGGCCTGCGCGCCAACTCGCCGGGCTCATCGACAAATGGAAGAACCGCGGGCTCGTCCCCGCCGATCTCGATGCCGCGGATAAGGAGGCTTACGCCGACGGCAAAGGCCAACATTTCTATGCGCTCTATCAGGCGCGACTAAAGACTTTGAACGCCTGCGATTTCGGCGACCTGCTGCTCCACATGCTGGTGATACTGAAGACGCACCGCGACGTGCTCGAGCAATATCAGGACCGCTTCAAATATATCCTCGTCGACGAATATCAGGATACCAACGCCAGCCAATATCTATGGCTGCGGCTGCTCGCGCAGGCGCGCAAGAATATCTGCTGCGTCGGTGACGACGACCAGTCTATCTATTCGTGGCGCGGCGCCGAGGTCGCGAACATCCTGCGCTTCGAAAAGGACTTTCCCGACGCGACCGTCATCCGGCTCGAACAGAATTACCGCTCGACGCCGCAGATCCTTGCCGCCGCCTCGGCGCTGATCGCTCAGAATTCGGGGCGCCTGGGCAAGACGCTCTGGACCGACCTCGAACCGGGCGACAAGCTCCGCGTCGTCGGCGTTTGGGATGGCCCCGAAGAGGCGCGCCGGATCGGCGAAGAACTCGAGACACTCCAGCACCGCATGGTCAGTCTCGATCGCGCTGCGATCCTCGTCCGTGCGCAATTCCAGACGCGCGAATTCGAAGACCGCTTCATCGCGATCGGCATGCCCTACCGCATCGTCGGCGGATTCCGCTTTTACGAACGTGCCGAAATCCGCGATGCTCTCGCCTATCTGCGCCTTGTTCAGTCGAGCGCCGACGATCTTGCTTTCGAACGGATCATCAACACGCCCAAGCGCGGGCTTGGCGACAAGGCGCTCGCACGTATCCACCAATTTGCCCGCCATGAACGCGCACCGCTCCTCCATGCGGCGTCGCGGATCACCGAAACCGACGAACTGACGCCGCAGGCGCGTCGCCAGCTTGCAAATTTCGTAGCGCAGATGCGCGGCTGGCAGACGAAAGCGAACGAGCTTTCGCATCCCGAACTGACCCAGCTTATTCTCGATGAGTCGGGCTATACCGCGATGCTTCAAGCCGACCGCAGCGTCGAGGCCGACGGCCGCCTCGAAAACCTTTCCGAACTCGTCCGCGCGATGGAGGAATATGACTCGCTCGAGGCGTTCCTCGAACATGTCAGCCTCGTCATGGACCGTGACAACAACGACACCACCGAGACCGTCACCATCATGACGATCCACGCCGCAAAGGGCCTTGAGTTCGATCACGTCTTCCTCGCGGGCTGGGAAGACGGTGTCTTCCCGTCACAGCGCTCGATGGACGAGGGCGGGACACAGAGCCTCGAAGAGGAGCGCCGCCTCGCTTATGTCGCGATCACGCGCGCACGCCAGCGCGCGAGCATCTATCACGCTGCGAACCGGCGCATCTACGGCCAGTGGGTCAGTAGCATTCCCAGTCGCTTTATCGCGGAAATCCCACCCGAACATGTCGACAGCGAAAACAGCTTCGGCGGTGGGCAAAGTCTGTGGCGTGCCAACTGGTCGGCGCAGGGCGATCCCTTCGCGCAAGTCGCCGAACGCCAGCCCGCGCGCACGATGACGCGCGGTCCGGCGTGGCAGCGGGCGACCGCCCAGTCATCGACAATCACCCGCGCCCCTGTCCCTTCGGAACGTGGCCCTGCCGCCTCGGTCGGCGCCAAGGCGCGATCCGACCTCGCGGTCGGGATGCGCGTCTTCCACGAAAAGTTCGGCTATGGGGAGATCATGGACATCGACGGCAACAAGCTGGAGGTCGAATTCGATCAGGCCGGCAGCAAGAGGGTGCTCGACAGCTTCGTAACGCTCTCCTGA
- a CDS encoding NADP-dependent oxidoreductase: MAKAWHLTSRPHALPTIDNFALRETPDEPLEKDQLRVRNLWLSVDPYMRGRMNDAKSYAPSFQIDQPMTGGAIGEVIESAMDGFAPGDLILHMGGWRDGGVIGLDMMPNKLPADMLAAGLTPQTFLHNMGLTGGTAWIGLLRVAAAKPGDTIFVSAAAGAVGSAVVQIAKAREMTVIGSAGGAEKCTWVDDLGADATIDYKAGPVLPQLVAALERLGKPGIDVYFDNVGGEHLDAAFAAASDFARFAICGMIDVYNDGKPQEMKHLIRSIPARIRMEGFIYTDQFIECMEEFYADMGGLIASGAVTMRETVHDGLASAPDAFLGLFSGKNIGKMLVRL, encoded by the coding sequence ATGGCCAAGGCGTGGCATTTGACCAGTCGTCCGCACGCGCTGCCGACGATCGACAATTTCGCATTGCGTGAAACGCCCGACGAGCCGCTTGAAAAAGACCAGCTCAGGGTCCGCAATCTCTGGCTGTCAGTCGACCCCTATATGCGCGGGCGGATGAACGATGCCAAAAGCTATGCGCCAAGCTTCCAGATCGATCAGCCGATGACCGGCGGCGCGATCGGCGAGGTCATCGAAAGCGCGATGGACGGCTTCGCACCCGGCGATCTGATCCTCCATATGGGCGGCTGGCGCGACGGCGGCGTTATCGGGCTGGATATGATGCCGAACAAGCTGCCCGCCGACATGCTTGCAGCCGGGCTGACTCCGCAAACCTTTCTGCACAACATGGGCCTGACCGGCGGGACGGCGTGGATCGGTCTGCTCCGCGTCGCCGCAGCCAAACCCGGCGACACGATTTTCGTCTCTGCGGCCGCCGGAGCGGTCGGATCGGCGGTGGTGCAAATCGCCAAGGCGCGTGAAATGACCGTTATCGGGTCCGCAGGCGGCGCGGAAAAATGCACATGGGTGGATGATCTTGGTGCCGATGCGACAATCGACTACAAGGCGGGACCGGTGCTTCCACAGCTTGTTGCCGCGCTTGAACGCCTCGGCAAACCGGGCATCGACGTCTATTTCGACAATGTGGGCGGCGAGCATCTCGATGCCGCCTTTGCCGCTGCGAGCGATTTTGCGCGCTTCGCGATTTGCGGCATGATCGACGTTTACAACGACGGAAAGCCGCAAGAGATGAAACATCTCATCCGCTCGATCCCCGCCCGGATCCGCATGGAAGGCTTCATCTACACCGACCAGTTCATCGAATGCATGGAGGAATTCTATGCCGACATGGGCGGGCTTATCGCGAGCGGCGCGGTGACGATGCGCGAAACCGTGCACGACGGCTTGGCGTCGGCACCCGACGCCTTTCTTGGCCTGTTTTCAGGCAAGAATATCGGGAAGATGCTGGTCAGGCTCTGA
- a CDS encoding DEAD/DEAH box helicase, with protein MKFADLGLSDELLRAIDESGYNEPTAIQAGAIPSVLMMRDMIGIAQTGTGKTASFVLPMIDILAHGRARALMPRSLILEPTRELAAQVAENFEKYGKYHKLSMALLIGGVQMGDQVKALEKGVDVLIATPGRLMDLFERGKILLTGCNLLVIDEADRMLDMGFIPDIENICTKLPANRQTLLFSATMPPPIKKLADKFLSNPKTIEVARPASRNENIEQFLVKTSERGKRDTLRDLIEAEDIGTAIIFCNRKTTVRELAKSLQRYGYKAGEIHGDMDQSSRIAELDRFKNGTINILVASDVAARGLDVKGVSHVFNFDAPWHPDDYVHRIGRTGRAGAKGRAFTLISPSDDEAVDNIQKLTGYKIPIHSGGASAPDLIAVDDDANGEPRRSRSRGGRGKAAAKPEKAPAKTAIDPRPAKSARSDDRRPPKHEDLDGPDDGWNGPMPGFLSVGFGN; from the coding sequence ATGAAATTTGCCGACCTCGGCCTTTCCGACGAACTTTTGCGCGCGATTGACGAATCGGGCTACAATGAACCGACCGCGATCCAGGCGGGCGCAATTCCCTCTGTACTGATGATGCGCGACATGATCGGCATCGCGCAAACAGGCACGGGTAAGACGGCGTCCTTCGTGTTGCCCATGATCGACATTCTTGCGCACGGCCGCGCTCGCGCGCTGATGCCGCGCTCGCTGATTCTCGAGCCGACGCGCGAGCTTGCGGCACAGGTCGCGGAAAATTTCGAAAAATACGGCAAATATCATAAGCTTTCGATGGCGTTGCTGATCGGCGGCGTCCAGATGGGCGATCAAGTGAAAGCGCTCGAAAAGGGTGTCGATGTGCTGATCGCTACTCCCGGACGCCTGATGGATCTGTTCGAACGCGGAAAAATCCTGCTCACTGGTTGTAATCTACTCGTGATCGACGAAGCGGATCGCATGCTCGACATGGGCTTCATCCCCGATATCGAGAATATCTGCACCAAATTGCCCGCAAATCGGCAGACGTTGCTTTTTTCGGCAACGATGCCCCCGCCAATCAAGAAGCTGGCAGACAAATTTCTGTCGAACCCGAAGACAATCGAAGTCGCGCGTCCGGCGAGCCGCAACGAGAATATCGAGCAGTTCCTTGTCAAGACGTCCGAACGCGGCAAACGCGACACGCTGCGTGACCTGATCGAAGCCGAGGACATCGGTACGGCGATCATCTTCTGCAACCGTAAGACCACGGTGCGCGAGCTTGCGAAGTCGCTGCAGCGTTATGGTTACAAGGCGGGCGAAATTCATGGCGACATGGATCAGTCGAGCCGGATCGCAGAGCTCGACCGTTTCAAAAACGGCACGATCAATATTCTCGTGGCATCGGACGTCGCGGCGCGCGGGCTTGACGTCAAGGGCGTCAGCCACGTCTTCAACTTCGATGCGCCTTGGCACCCCGACGATTATGTGCATCGCATCGGCCGGACCGGCCGTGCGGGGGCAAAGGGCCGGGCATTCACGCTAATATCGCCCTCCGACGATGAAGCGGTCGACAACATCCAGAAGCTGACGGGTTATAAAATTCCCATTCACAGCGGTGGTGCATCGGCCCCCGACCTGATCGCGGTGGATGATGACGCCAATGGCGAACCGCGCCGCAGCCGCTCGCGCGGTGGGCGTGGCAAGGCGGCGGCGAAACCCGAAAAGGCACCGGCAAAAACCGCTATCGATCCGCGTCCGGCCAAATCGGCTCGCAGCGATGATCGGAGGCCGCCGAAACACGAGGATCTTGACGGTCCGGATGACGGCTGGAACGGCCCGATGCCCGGCTTTCTGTCGGTCGGTTTCGGCAACTGA